From a single Accipiter gentilis chromosome 10, bAccGen1.1, whole genome shotgun sequence genomic region:
- the C10H17orf75 gene encoding protein Njmu-R1, whose product MLPALPDGDERELESSEEGGGAGEERRPERHGSTYHSLYGYRSCRSSQQGADSGNGSPSSAAAETPSSEDFSLSLLDTNLPAEAETELRSFIIKRLTKGALFEGMGNVASVGLSIPEYRVGCYYCRFQQENLPEMATVESDTNNAPEYVVCFLGGSEKGLELFRLELDRYIQSLKINLDLEQKTLETYVNPYFRSWFENAICPIQRVVQLFQEKLAFLLHAALSYTPVEVKNADERTEKDISRFLAAASLQGLVQEGTMTSLCIAMTEEQHKSMIIDCSGPQPQLHNAGSNRFCEDWMHAFVNGAEGGNPFLFRQILENFKLKAIQDINNLKRFIRQAEMNHYALFKCYMFLKNCGSGDILLKIVKVEHAEMPEARNVVTVLEEFMRETSVA is encoded by the exons ATGTTGCCGGCGCTGCCGGACGGCGATGAGCGGGAGCTGGAGAGCAGCGAGGAGGGCGGCGGTGCGGGTGAGGAGCGGCGGCCGGAGCGGCACGGCAGCACCTACCACAGCCTCTACGGTTACCGGAGCTGCAG ATCCTCACAGCAGGGAGCAGACAGTGGGAATGGCAGTCCCAGCAGTGCGGCGGCAGAGACACCCTCCAGCGAAGACTTCAG CCTCTCCTTGCTGGACACTAACTTACCAGCTGAAGCGGAGACTGAATTGCGCAGTTTTATCATTAAGCGTCTTACTAAAGGAGCCTTGTTTGAAGGAATGGGGAATGTAGCATCAGTGGGGCTGAG cATACCAGAATATAGAGTTGGTTGTTATTACTGTCGTTTCCAACAAGAAAATCTTCCAGAAATGGCAACAGTGGAATCGGACACCAACAATGCTCCAGAATACGTTGTTTGTTTCTTAGGTGGCTCAGAGAAAGGTCTGGAACT TTTCAGACTTGAGCTGGACAGATACATTCAAAGTCTGAAGATAAACCTTGATTTGGAG CAAAAAACCTTGGAGACTTACGTTAACCCCTACTTCAGAAGCTGGTTTGAGAATGCCATATGCCCTATTCAGAGAGTAGTACAGCTCTTCCAGGAGAAACTCGCCTTTTTGTTACATGCT gcTTTGAGTTATACTCCTGTGGAAGTAAAAAACGCagatgaaagaacagaaaaagacattAGCAG GTTTCTGGCAGCTGCCAGCCTCCAAGGACTCGTTCAGGAAGGCACAATGACCTCCTTGTGTATTGCCATGACTGAGGAACAGCACAAGTCAATGATTATAGACTGTAGTGGACCTCAGCCTCAGTTGCATAATGCAG GAAGCAACAGATTCTGTGAGGACTGGATGCATGCTTTTGTGAATGGTGCTGAAGGTGGAAATCCATTTCTCTTCCGGCAGATTTTGGAAAACTTTAAATTGAAG GCTATACAAGACATTAACAACCTGAAGAGGTTTATCCGCCAGGCTGAAATGAACCACTACGCCTTGTTCAAGTGTTACATGTTTCTAAAGAACTGTGGCAGTGGAGACATCCTTTTGAAGATTGTTAAAGTAGAACATGCAGAAATGCCAGAAGCCAGAAATGTAGTGACCGTCCTTGAGGAATTCATGAGAGAAACATCAGTAGCTTAA